Genomic window (Bacteroidota bacterium):
ATTCCCCGTTCACTCTCCGATTTGCTGACGGTGGATTCCACCCGGATGTAATTCTGAATCTGCATCATCAGATCCGTTTTGGCAGCAGCCTTTGCCTGATCGGGATCCTTATCAATTCCCTCACCGACATAGGCATTTCCGGTCAGATCCACCGACTGAGCAGACAGCACGCCAGTCCAGATCAGGATCAACCCTGTTAACAGTCTTCTTTTCATCGGATCACCTTTATGTTCAATCCACCGTGGGTTCCGTCATGGGTTTTTAACCACGAAGTCACATTGTCCTGTCGGATATACGTATACAAATCGGCCTGAATGACGGAGTTGGTTTCGGAAACCACGTTTCCTCTTACTTTCAGCACCAGCATATGAAGATGCCTGAATACCCGGCTGACTGCCAGAATGGTTACGATTCTGAGTCCGTCTGGTTGCAATTCTTCCGCCATCCAGATATCTGAACCGGCGAGCACACCATCTGCCACCCCCTCCCAGGCAGCCCGGTAAGAGGCCACCTGATTTCCATAGGTGTGATGGGTGACTTCAACCGGTACCATTCCACCCTGACCCCTGAAATCTGTAATCATGGTCAGCAGGGACTCTCTTGGATAAAGGGCGGACCAGACTGGTCTGCCATTCATGTTCCAGGACGTTCTGAAAAATCCGCCCAGCCAGACCGTGGAATCCAGCCGGATCAGATTTCCGGATGTGAATACCGGATCCGCTTTCCCGACGGATGGTTTTCTGATCAGCCTGGCCATCTGGTTATCGAGGGCCTCCTTTTCCAGACCCGACAGCGGCAGATAATTCGGTGGCACCTGCAGTTCCCAGCCGGAACGATACCTGACCAGCCAACCATTTTCCAGCTCAGTTAAACTGGCAGGCGTTAAAAACCGGTCCTGAGCAGACTTTCCGCTGATCACCACCATCTGTTGACTGGCCAGATAGTTACTTACCTGATGAAAGGGCAGTATCTGTTCAGAAAGCGCCAACCGTTCAAGAAAACGATGAATGATTTCGTTACCGGTTCTTTCATCCAATCGGATACCAGCATGAATCAGCCGTCCTTCCTGATCGCGACAAACCAAAATGGAAAATCCGTTCCACTGCCCGGTCTGTTTGATTTCCCGGCCCGCGCTGTCAGAAACTGGTGTCAGAAACCTGATCTTCTCATTGACCCAGGGCTGCAGATCGGCCAATGATTGAGACTGCACAGCATAAGGAAGCAGCAGACATGCAACCATTATTAACCCATCAAAAATCGGAGTATATTTAAACTTCATCTTAAATAGGAGTGATCATGCTGAAAAAACTCGGGCTTTTCTTTGCAATCCTGATTGCTGTTTTGATGATTGTCCCACTTTTCCTTCCATCGGATTACTCGGTCATGAGATCGAAGGATTTTGTGCAATCTGACTCGCTGATTTATTCGCTGGTCGGTGATTTTAATGAATTTGTGAAATGGAGTCCATGGCAGGAACGCGATCCCGGTGCCACGGTTACCATCACCGGCGTTCCCTTCACAGTCGGATATAAGTATGAATGGAAAGGTGACCCCGATCTGAGCGGGTCGGGTTATATGGAAGTGACTTCCATTGATCCCGGGAAGAAAATCACCATGAATCTGGTTTTCAATGAACCCATGCAGTCCACTGCACTGAATGTCTGGGAATTCGAAAAGACTCCCGATGGCAGCCGCATGTTCTGGACGACATCCGGAGAACTTGATTACTTTGGCCGTTATTTCGGGCTGATGATGGACGGGATGCTGGGCGCTGATTTTGAACATGGGCTTTCTA
Coding sequences:
- a CDS encoding SRPBCC family protein, producing the protein MLKKLGLFFAILIAVLMIVPLFLPSDYSVMRSKDFVQSDSLIYSLVGDFNEFVKWSPWQERDPGATVTITGVPFTVGYKYEWKGDPDLSGSGYMEVTSIDPGKKITMNLVFNEPMQSTALNVWEFEKTPDGSRMFWTTSGELDYFGRYFGLMMDGMLGADFEHGLSNLKKYAETK